In Streptomyces camelliae, the sequence GGCGGCTGGTTCGAGCCGAACTGCGTGAAGAACTGCCACACCGCTGCCGACGTCCAGGTGCGCCAGCCGTCACCGGTGGATCCGTCTATCGGACCGGGGTCGTGGCCCGCTCCGTCGAACGCGGCCCAGACCACGGGGTATCCGGACTTGCATCCTGAGTAGGTGGTGATGATGTGCGTCAGGCTTCCGTACGCTGGCTCGGGCGGGTTCTGCGGGGTGCAGCCGTTGTTCCGGACGAAGGTGTCGCGCAGGTCTCGTCCCGACTGGATGGGCAGCACGTTGTCCCTGAGGCCGTGCAGCCCCATGTAGGCGATGGGCTGAGTGCCGCCGTTGCACCCGCTGAGGTTCGCGCCGGAGTACACCGCGACCGCGCGGAAGACCGTCGCCCGGGAGCAGGCGAGGGCGTACGACATCGCGCCGCCGTAGCTGAAGCCGGCGGAGAACAACTGCGTGGTGTCGACGCACAGACCTGCTTCGATCTGGTTGACCATGGCGTCGACGAAGGCCACGTCCTGGCCGCCGGGGTTGGCCCAGCCGTTGCCGTTGCCCTGGGGTGCGACGAAGATCGTGCTGTTGTTCGCGTTGTCCGCCAGGCGTCGCAGGCCGTAGTAGGACCAGTTGTACCCGTCCGTTCCGCCCGAGTCGACGTCGTTCGCCGTGCCGCCCCGCCAGTGGAAGCCGAAGAT encodes:
- a CDS encoding RICIN domain-containing protein: MSIVAAILLVLTAAGTSFSSGFGAPASATTTGALSPTAGCGKAPTLTSGTHTIQSGGQTRSYILRVPAGYDSNHPYRLIFGFHWRGGTANDVDSGGTDGYNWSYYGLRRLADNANNSTIFVAPQGNGNGWANPGGQDVAFVDAMVNQIEAGLCVDTTQLFSAGFSYGGAMSYALACSRATVFRAVAVYSGANLSGCNGGTQPIAYMGLHGLRDNVLPIQSGRDLRDTFVRNNGCTPQNPPEPAYGSLTHIITTYSGCKSGYPVVWAAFDGAGHDPGPIDGSTGDGWRTWTSAAVWQFFTQFGSNQPPPPPPSGNQEIVGQQSGRCLDINNSTTANGTQAQLWDCNGGSNQRWTHSAGKQLVVYGNKCLGTGQAAGNGTAAAIWDCSGQADQQWNINPDGTITAVQSGLCLDASGQATANGTKVQLWSCTGGANQHWRLQN